From a region of the Mycobacterium intracellulare ATCC 13950 genome:
- a CDS encoding helix-turn-helix transcriptional regulator: MDDREHLQRDAAGIGALADPVRHRLYQFVCDQPAPASRDQAADAVGIPHHQAKFHLDRLTAEGLLETGFARVTGRSGPGAGRTAKLYRRAGRDIAVSLPQREYELAGRLMATAIARSAGTGEPVTSVLNRVARDYGRAIGARAGARAPADAAGALRRAVELLSRHGYEPRYGDGEVELANCPFHALAQEQTELACTMNHALISGVADALAPHGPNARLCPGPDRCCVVLAPGRA; the protein is encoded by the coding sequence ATGGACGACCGGGAGCACCTGCAGCGCGACGCCGCCGGCATCGGGGCGCTCGCCGATCCGGTGCGCCACCGCCTGTATCAGTTCGTGTGCGACCAGCCCGCGCCCGCGAGCCGCGACCAGGCGGCCGACGCCGTCGGGATCCCCCACCACCAGGCCAAGTTCCACCTGGACCGGCTCACCGCCGAGGGCCTGCTGGAAACCGGTTTCGCGCGCGTGACCGGGCGCTCGGGCCCCGGCGCCGGGCGTACCGCCAAGCTGTATCGCCGGGCGGGCCGCGACATCGCGGTCAGCCTTCCGCAGCGGGAGTACGAGCTGGCGGGCCGCTTGATGGCGACGGCTATCGCCCGGTCGGCGGGCACCGGCGAACCGGTCACCAGCGTCCTGAACCGGGTGGCCCGTGACTACGGTCGCGCGATCGGGGCGCGGGCCGGCGCGCGAGCGCCCGCCGACGCCGCGGGCGCGCTTCGGCGCGCGGTGGAGCTGCTGAGCCGGCACGGCTACGAGCCCCGCTACGGCGACGGCGAGGTCGAGCTCGCCAACTGCCCGTTCCACGCCCTGGCGCAGGAACAGACGGAGCTGGCCTGCACCATGAACCACGCGCTGATCAGCGGCGTGGCCGATGCGCTGGCGCCACACGGCCCGAACGCCCGGCTCTGCCCGGGGCCCGACCGGTGCTGCGTCGTGCTGGCGCCCGGCCGCGCGTAG
- a CDS encoding NAD(P)H-dependent flavin oxidoreductase — translation MLSTPWATSFGLRAPIVNAPMGGVAGGRLAAAVTAAGGLGMVGMGSVATRELLAEQLRGVDGRFGIGLVDWVMRNEAGLLEDALAARPALLSVSFGTDWSWVAKAHDTGIPTVTQVYDSDGARRAVDAGVDILVARGSEGGGHGEVKLGLLPLLDAVLDAVTVPVLAAGGVASARSLAAVLAAGASGAWVGTRLSACPEALTGDAGRRALVAATETDTAVTRVFDVAKGLPWPARFPSRVLANEFVEHWTGHEEALDPAACEELATAIAAGDCRIAPVDAGQGVGMIRDDASVREVIDEMCTGAARLLSGWGTPERA, via the coding sequence ATGCTCTCGACGCCCTGGGCAACGAGTTTCGGTCTGCGGGCGCCCATCGTCAACGCGCCGATGGGCGGGGTCGCCGGCGGCCGCCTGGCCGCCGCGGTCACGGCGGCCGGTGGTCTGGGCATGGTCGGCATGGGCAGCGTCGCGACCCGGGAGCTGCTGGCCGAGCAGCTGCGGGGCGTCGACGGCCGGTTCGGCATCGGCCTGGTCGATTGGGTGATGCGCAACGAGGCCGGGCTGCTCGAGGATGCGCTGGCCGCACGGCCCGCCCTGTTGTCGGTCAGCTTCGGAACCGACTGGTCCTGGGTCGCCAAGGCGCATGACACCGGAATCCCCACCGTCACACAGGTTTACGACAGCGACGGGGCGCGCAGGGCCGTCGACGCCGGCGTCGACATCCTGGTCGCCCGCGGGTCGGAGGGCGGCGGGCACGGCGAGGTCAAGCTGGGGCTGCTGCCGTTGCTGGACGCCGTCCTGGACGCGGTCACGGTGCCGGTGCTGGCCGCGGGCGGTGTCGCCTCGGCGCGCAGCCTGGCCGCCGTGCTGGCCGCCGGCGCCAGCGGGGCGTGGGTGGGGACCCGCCTGTCGGCCTGTCCGGAGGCGCTGACCGGCGACGCCGGCCGCCGGGCCCTGGTGGCCGCCACCGAAACCGACACCGCGGTCACCCGGGTCTTCGACGTCGCCAAGGGGCTGCCCTGGCCGGCGCGATTCCCGTCGCGGGTGCTGGCCAACGAGTTCGTCGAGCACTGGACCGGTCACGAAGAGGCGCTGGACCCGGCCGCCTGCGAGGAGCTGGCCACAGCGATCGCCGCCGGGGACTGCCGAATCGCCCCTGTCGACGCCGGTCAGGGCGTCGGGATGATCCGCGACGACGCGTCGGTGCGCGAGGTCATCGACGAGATGTGCACGGGCGCGGCACGGTTGCTGTCCGGCTGGGGGACACCAGAGCGGGCGTAG
- a CDS encoding cupin domain-containing protein, which produces MDSVSLTDLASEKLAEAKQSHSGRAAHTIHGGHSHELRQTVLALLADHDLSEHDSPGEATLQVLRGRVRLTTGGDAWEGKAGEYLAIPPERHALHAIEDSVVLLTVLKTIPSAH; this is translated from the coding sequence ATGGATTCCGTTTCGTTGACCGACCTCGCGTCCGAAAAGCTCGCCGAGGCCAAACAGTCCCACAGCGGACGGGCCGCGCACACGATCCACGGCGGACACAGCCACGAGCTTCGGCAGACCGTGCTGGCCCTGCTGGCCGACCACGACCTCTCCGAACACGACAGCCCCGGCGAGGCCACCCTGCAGGTGCTGCGCGGCCGCGTGCGCCTGACCACCGGCGGCGACGCCTGGGAGGGTAAGGCCGGCGAATACCTTGCGATCCCGCCCGAACGCCATGCCCTGCACGCGATCGAGGATTCGGTGGTCCTGCTGACCGTGCTGAAGACCATCCCCTCGGCGCACTAG
- a CDS encoding helix-turn-helix transcriptional regulator has product MKTQRTQKTQKAQKARQLEKFPEVQGSVAGESAGRRRAVMRLLRASPDPMSIAGIADELGVHPNTVRFHLDSLVTDGQVEHVELDRKGPGRPPLMFRAVRQMDRGGTRHYRLLAEILTMAFATERDPGPKALAAGRAWGRKVDAELHPRPDAPANAEEVIARLIEVLDELGFAPERRVVDGEQQVGLRHCPFLELAENRSSVVCPVHLGLMQGAVETWGAPVSVDRLDSFVEPDLCLAHLTLQGAAK; this is encoded by the coding sequence GTGAAGACCCAGAGAACCCAGAAGACGCAGAAAGCCCAGAAGGCCCGGCAGTTGGAGAAATTCCCGGAGGTTCAGGGTTCGGTCGCGGGCGAATCGGCGGGTCGGCGCCGCGCGGTGATGCGGTTGTTGCGGGCTTCCCCGGACCCGATGAGCATCGCCGGGATCGCCGACGAGCTGGGCGTGCACCCCAACACCGTCCGCTTCCACCTCGACAGCCTGGTCACCGACGGGCAGGTGGAACACGTCGAGCTGGACCGCAAAGGCCCGGGCCGCCCACCGCTGATGTTCCGGGCGGTCCGGCAGATGGATCGCGGCGGGACGCGGCATTACCGGCTGCTCGCCGAGATCTTGACCATGGCCTTCGCCACCGAGCGCGACCCGGGGCCCAAGGCGCTGGCCGCGGGACGGGCGTGGGGGCGGAAGGTGGACGCCGAGCTGCATCCGCGGCCCGACGCCCCCGCCAACGCCGAGGAGGTCATCGCCCGTTTGATCGAGGTGCTCGACGAACTCGGCTTCGCGCCCGAGCGCCGGGTGGTCGACGGGGAGCAACAAGTCGGACTGCGGCACTGCCCGTTCCTGGAGCTGGCCGAAAACCGGTCGAGCGTCGTGTGTCCGGTGCACCTCGGCCTCATGCAGGGAGCGGTGGAAACCTGGGGCGCACCGGTCTCGGTGGACCGGCTCGACTCGTTCGTGGAGCCGGACCTGTGTCTGGCTCACCTGACGCTGCAGGGGGCGGCCAAATGA
- the fdxA gene encoding ferredoxin: MTYAIGKPCVDVMDRACVDECPVDCIYEGGRALYIHPDECVDCGACEPVCPVEAIYYEDDLLEDLQPHLADNAAFFAETLPGRDEPLGSPGGAAKVGPLGVDTPLVAGQPSAAHSDGA; the protein is encoded by the coding sequence ATGACTTACGCGATCGGGAAGCCATGCGTCGACGTGATGGATCGCGCCTGCGTCGACGAGTGTCCCGTGGATTGCATTTACGAGGGCGGCCGCGCGCTCTACATTCATCCAGACGAGTGTGTCGACTGCGGCGCGTGCGAGCCGGTTTGTCCGGTGGAGGCGATTTACTACGAAGATGACCTGCTCGAGGATCTCCAGCCGCACCTGGCCGACAATGCAGCATTCTTCGCCGAGACGCTGCCGGGCCGCGACGAACCCCTGGGGTCCCCGGGCGGGGCGGCCAAGGTCGGCCCGCTCGGCGTCGACACACCGCTGGTGGCGGGTCAGCCCAGTGCCGCCCATTCGGACGGGGCTTGA
- a CDS encoding class I SAM-dependent methyltransferase → MPGQRAGSELPLPASRRDDSAVAGHWLLARLGKRVLRPGGVELTRTLLSRAGLGGADVVELAPGLGRTATEIVARGPRSYVGAEGDPDAANMVRGVLSDLGAQNAAVRVADAAETGLPDASSDVVVGEAMLTMQGDAAKQAIVAEAARVLRPGGRYAIHELALIPDTVSEEISTEIRQGLARSIKVNARPLTIAEWSKLLAEHGLVVDNVTTAPMALLQPRRLVSDEGLFGALRFARNVLLHRDARKRVLAMRRTFRKHRKQLAAVAIVAHKPAASATG, encoded by the coding sequence ATGCCAGGACAACGAGCAGGTTCCGAACTTCCGCTGCCGGCGTCGCGCCGTGACGACAGCGCGGTCGCCGGCCATTGGCTGTTGGCCCGGCTCGGCAAGCGCGTGTTGCGCCCCGGCGGGGTCGAGCTGACCCGCACCCTGCTGTCGCGCGCGGGGCTGGGCGGCGCCGATGTGGTCGAGCTCGCGCCGGGCCTGGGCCGCACCGCCACCGAGATCGTGGCCCGCGGTCCGCGGTCCTACGTCGGCGCCGAGGGCGACCCGGACGCGGCCAACATGGTCCGCGGCGTGCTTTCCGATCTCGGTGCGCAGAATGCCGCCGTGCGGGTGGCGGACGCGGCGGAGACCGGGTTGCCGGACGCCAGCAGCGATGTCGTCGTCGGAGAGGCGATGCTGACCATGCAAGGCGACGCGGCCAAACAGGCCATCGTCGCCGAGGCGGCCCGCGTGCTGCGGCCGGGGGGCCGCTACGCGATCCACGAACTCGCCCTCATCCCGGACACGGTGTCGGAGGAGATCAGCACCGAGATCCGGCAGGGACTCGCGCGTTCGATCAAGGTGAACGCGCGGCCGCTGACGATCGCGGAGTGGTCGAAACTGCTCGCCGAGCACGGATTGGTGGTCGACAACGTCACCACCGCGCCGATGGCCCTGCTACAGCCCCGCCGGCTGGTCTCCGACGAGGGCCTGTTCGGGGCCCTGCGGTTCGCCAGGAACGTGCTCCTGCACCGCGATGCCCGCAAGCGGGTCCTGGCGATGCGCCGCACGTTCCGCAAGCACCGCAAGCAACTGGCCGCCGTCGCGATCGTCGCCCACAAGCCGGCGGCATCGGCCACCGGCTGA
- a CDS encoding lyase family protein, with protein sequence MTNLLWPGDHRAGEHMTDGALLGSMVAVESAWLSALAGAGLTAAECVGVELRNLVTHDDCEALAASAEDGGNPVIPLVNLLRERAEPAVAPWIHRGLTSQDVLDTGLMLATRAVADDLITQLREQISALSELVTRHRATPMVARTLTQHAAPTTFGAKAAAWLNGVVDAFDRMAALTTPVQIGGAAGTLAATTELAALLTGGSDPAGVAAGVAADTATALGLAPRAPWHTARAPITGAADAFVGCTDCWGRIASDIVTLARPEIAELSEPTADNRGGSSSMPHKRNPVLSILIRRAALSTPPLAATLHTAAALADDERPDGAWHAEWDTLRTLGRRTVVAGSQTAELLTGLTVHTQRMAEDLDAADVLGEQQAIAELVGKDPSPTYFGAVDRLIDDSLGRAARALAQR encoded by the coding sequence ATGACGAATCTGCTGTGGCCCGGAGACCATCGAGCCGGCGAGCACATGACCGACGGGGCGCTGCTGGGTTCGATGGTCGCGGTGGAATCCGCGTGGCTGAGCGCGCTGGCGGGCGCCGGCCTGACGGCCGCCGAGTGCGTCGGCGTGGAGCTGCGGAATCTGGTGACCCACGACGACTGCGAGGCCCTCGCGGCCTCCGCCGAAGACGGCGGCAACCCGGTGATTCCCTTGGTGAACCTCCTGCGCGAGCGCGCGGAGCCGGCCGTCGCGCCGTGGATCCACCGCGGACTCACCAGCCAGGACGTCCTGGACACCGGCCTGATGCTGGCCACGCGCGCGGTCGCCGACGACCTGATCACGCAGCTGAGAGAGCAGATCTCGGCGCTGTCCGAACTCGTCACGCGGCACCGGGCCACGCCGATGGTGGCCCGCACCCTTACCCAGCACGCCGCACCCACCACCTTCGGCGCCAAGGCCGCCGCTTGGCTGAACGGGGTCGTCGATGCCTTCGACCGGATGGCTGCGCTGACCACGCCCGTCCAAATCGGCGGCGCCGCGGGCACATTGGCCGCCACCACGGAGTTGGCGGCGCTGCTCACCGGCGGCTCCGACCCGGCCGGGGTGGCGGCCGGCGTCGCCGCCGACACGGCAACCGCATTGGGCTTGGCGCCGCGGGCGCCCTGGCACACGGCCCGCGCGCCGATCACCGGCGCCGCCGACGCGTTCGTCGGCTGCACCGACTGCTGGGGCCGCATCGCCTCCGACATCGTCACGCTGGCCCGCCCCGAGATCGCCGAACTCAGCGAGCCGACGGCCGACAACCGGGGCGGCTCGTCGTCCATGCCGCACAAGCGTAACCCCGTGCTGTCCATCCTGATTCGCCGCGCCGCGCTGTCGACGCCGCCGCTTGCCGCCACCTTGCACACCGCCGCGGCGCTGGCCGACGACGAACGGCCCGACGGGGCGTGGCACGCCGAATGGGACACCCTGCGCACGCTGGGCCGGCGCACCGTGGTCGCGGGATCCCAAACCGCGGAGTTGCTGACCGGCCTGACCGTGCACACGCAGCGCATGGCCGAAGACCTCGACGCCGCAGATGTTTTGGGTGAGCAGCAAGCGATCGCCGAGCTGGTGGGTAAAGACCCGTCACCGACCTACTTCGGCGCCGTCGACCGGCTGATCGACGACAGCCTCGGCCGCGCCGCGCGGGCACTCGCTCAGCGCTGA
- a CDS encoding peptidase associated/transthyretin-like domain-containing protein produces the protein MTENACTPGQTVGPFLDLGLPYPGDSELVDDGHPQAIRLHGTVYDGGDAAVPDALVELWQPDTAGRIARQAGSLRRSHASIASAALAPGAAGRRHRDPSIASAALAPGAAGRRHRDPSIASAALAPGAAGRRHRDPSFTGWGRCATDDAGRYAFTTLTPGSVIDGRPPYFALTVFARGLLNRLFTRAYLPGADPDADPLLAAVPAERLETLLCVAENDGAAYRFDIHLQGPAETVFLAYRADAR, from the coding sequence ATGACTGAAAATGCCTGCACCCCAGGGCAAACGGTCGGGCCCTTCCTCGACCTGGGATTGCCGTACCCCGGTGACAGCGAGCTGGTCGACGACGGCCACCCGCAGGCCATCCGGCTGCACGGCACGGTGTACGACGGCGGCGACGCCGCGGTCCCCGACGCACTGGTCGAACTCTGGCAGCCCGATACCGCGGGACGCATTGCGCGGCAGGCCGGTTCGCTGCGCCGATCCCACGCGTCGATCGCAAGCGCGGCGCTTGCGCCGGGCGCAGCGGGTCGGCGCCATCGAGACCCGTCGATCGCAAGCGCGGCGCTTGCGCCGGGCGCAGCGGGTCGGCGCCATCGAGACCCGTCGATCGCAAGCGCGGCGCTTGCGCCGGGCGCAGCGGGTCGGCGCCATCGAGACCCGTCGTTCACCGGCTGGGGCCGCTGCGCGACCGACGACGCCGGGCGCTACGCGTTCACCACCCTGACCCCGGGTTCGGTGATCGACGGGCGCCCGCCGTACTTCGCGCTCACCGTGTTCGCGCGGGGGCTGTTGAACCGGTTGTTCACCCGCGCCTACCTGCCCGGAGCCGACCCGGACGCCGATCCCCTGTTGGCCGCCGTCCCCGCCGAGCGTCTGGAAACGTTGCTCTGCGTGGCCGAAAACGACGGCGCCGCATATCGTTTCGACATCCACCTGCAGGGGCCGGCCGAGACCGTGTTCCTGGCGTACCGGGCGGACGCGCGATGA
- the pcaH gene encoding protocatechuate 3,4-dioxygenase subunit beta, with protein MDAGCVASQADITAEIARIAAQYPGGAGAGPAHGQPLLDYPPYRSTTLRHPKHPLVAIDPEGIELWAPCFGHQDVDPLDADLTAGHPGEPIGERVAVTGRVVDEGGRPVAGQLVEIWQANAAGRYRHQRDQHPAPLDPNFTGAGRCLTGPDGSYRFLTVKPGPYPWRNHRNAWRPAHIHFSVFGTAFTQRLVTQMYFPGDPLFELDPIFQSILDPAARQRLIARYDHDLTQPEYATGYRWDIVLTGGAPTPTEGAHD; from the coding sequence ATGGACGCCGGGTGTGTCGCTTCTCAGGCTGACATCACGGCGGAGATCGCCCGCATCGCAGCGCAATACCCGGGCGGCGCCGGGGCAGGCCCGGCGCACGGTCAGCCGCTCCTGGACTATCCGCCGTACCGCAGCACGACGCTGCGCCACCCCAAGCATCCCCTGGTCGCGATCGATCCCGAGGGGATCGAGCTCTGGGCGCCGTGCTTCGGCCACCAGGACGTCGACCCGCTCGACGCCGACCTGACGGCCGGGCATCCGGGCGAGCCGATCGGGGAGCGCGTCGCGGTGACCGGACGCGTCGTCGACGAAGGCGGCCGGCCGGTGGCCGGTCAGCTGGTCGAGATCTGGCAGGCCAATGCCGCCGGGCGCTACCGCCACCAGCGCGACCAGCACCCGGCCCCGCTCGACCCCAACTTCACCGGCGCCGGCCGCTGCCTGACCGGGCCGGACGGCTCCTATCGGTTCCTGACCGTCAAGCCCGGCCCCTACCCGTGGCGCAACCATCGCAACGCCTGGCGCCCGGCGCACATCCATTTCTCCGTTTTCGGAACGGCTTTCACCCAGCGCTTGGTCACCCAGATGTACTTCCCGGGCGACCCACTGTTCGAGCTGGATCCGATCTTCCAGTCGATCCTCGATCCCGCCGCGCGGCAACGGCTCATCGCCCGCTACGACCACGACCTGACCCAGCCCGAGTACGCGACCGGGTACCGGTGGGACATCGTCCTGACCGGCGGCGCGCCGACACCCACCGAGGGCGCGCATGACTGA
- a CDS encoding hemerythrin domain-containing protein has translation MNAYDVLKEHHIVLKGLGRKVSEAPLNSEERHALFDDMLIELDIHFRIEDDLYYPALRAATKLIAVAHAEHRQVVDQLSVLLKTPQSAPGYEDEWNSFKTVLEAHADEEERDMIPAPPQVKITDAELEELGNKMAATIEQYRGSAVHRLRTRGRAALIRAL, from the coding sequence TTGAACGCCTACGACGTTCTCAAAGAACACCACATCGTGCTCAAGGGCCTCGGCCGCAAGGTCAGCGAGGCGCCGCTGAATTCCGAAGAGCGCCATGCCCTTTTCGACGACATGCTGATCGAGCTCGACATCCACTTCCGGATCGAGGACGACCTGTACTACCCGGCGCTGCGCGCGGCCACCAAGCTGATCGCGGTCGCCCACGCCGAACACCGCCAGGTCGTCGACCAGCTTTCCGTGTTGCTCAAGACGCCGCAGAGCGCGCCGGGGTATGAGGACGAGTGGAATTCGTTCAAGACCGTGCTGGAGGCGCACGCGGACGAAGAGGAACGCGACATGATCCCGGCCCCTCCGCAGGTGAAGATCACCGACGCGGAGCTCGAGGAGTTGGGCAACAAGATGGCCGCCACGATCGAGCAGTACCGCGGCTCGGCCGTGCACCGCCTGCGGACCAGGGGGCGCGCGGCGTTGATCCGCGCCCTGTAG
- a CDS encoding Rieske (2Fe-2S) protein, with protein sequence MVGRPRRGRLQQVGSKVLAAIGRQEWMDRPSYRFEHLLSFAYNGLGGARNTVTNALNGVWLGHPVHPPLASLTSGALGTTVALDVLSVLPGQPASEVVDASRFASRALGVGILASLGSAVTGVTDWQHTHEEDRRVGAVHGLLNVAATALYMQSWWDRRKGRHGRGIVLTALGYGITVAGSYLGGALVFDSGIGIDQSGPRLRTSAWTPVLPASSLNGKPVRVEVDGVGLVVCQTKPGEVAAYGEFCPHLAAPMADGWMDRGRLVCPWHGSWFAAESGEVVRGPAAAPLPCYEARLVDGVVEVRGEQQPAPGGAIGIAKGGAN encoded by the coding sequence ATGGTGGGTCGGCCACGCAGGGGTCGATTGCAGCAGGTCGGATCCAAGGTTCTGGCCGCTATCGGGCGCCAGGAGTGGATGGATCGGCCGAGCTATCGGTTCGAACACCTGCTCAGCTTCGCCTACAACGGGCTCGGCGGCGCCCGCAACACCGTCACCAACGCGCTCAACGGGGTCTGGCTCGGGCACCCGGTGCACCCGCCGTTGGCGTCGCTGACCAGCGGCGCGCTCGGCACGACGGTGGCGCTCGACGTCCTCAGCGTGCTGCCGGGCCAGCCCGCGTCCGAGGTCGTCGACGCCTCACGATTCGCCTCCCGCGCCCTCGGGGTCGGCATCCTGGCGAGCCTGGGCTCGGCCGTCACCGGCGTCACCGACTGGCAGCACACCCACGAGGAGGACCGCCGCGTCGGCGCGGTGCACGGCCTGCTGAACGTCGCCGCCACCGCGCTGTACATGCAGTCGTGGTGGGACCGTCGCAAGGGACGCCACGGGCGAGGCATCGTGCTCACCGCGCTGGGCTACGGCATCACCGTCGCCGGCAGCTACCTCGGTGGGGCGCTGGTCTTCGACTCCGGCATCGGCATCGACCAGTCCGGTCCGCGGCTGCGCACCTCCGCGTGGACGCCGGTGCTGCCCGCGAGCTCGCTCAACGGCAAACCGGTGCGCGTCGAGGTCGACGGTGTGGGCCTGGTGGTCTGTCAGACCAAGCCCGGTGAAGTCGCGGCGTACGGAGAATTCTGCCCCCACCTGGCCGCCCCGATGGCCGACGGCTGGATGGACCGCGGCCGGTTGGTGTGCCCCTGGCATGGCTCGTGGTTCGCCGCCGAATCCGGCGAAGTGGTGCGCGGTCCGGCGGCAGCGCCGCTGCCGTGCTACGAGGCCCGGTTGGTCGACGGAGTGGTCGAAGTCCGCGGTGAGCAGCAGCCCGCTCCCGGCGGCGCGATCGGAATCGCTAAAGGAGGAGCCAATTGA
- a CDS encoding aromatic-ring-hydroxylating dioxygenase subunit alpha has protein sequence MAHRDGGLLEVFENVRRGMIPAHIYNDKELFALEKERLFGRAWTFVGHESEIPHDGDYVVRRVLDDSFIITRDSAGEVRALFNMCLHRGMQVCRAEMGNASNFRCPYHGWTYRNDGRLTGLPFHREAYGGDEGFAKDQTLLPAPNFASYNGLLFISLDPNAEPLEDFLGDFRFYLDYYTKQSAGGVEVRGPQRWRIKANWKIGAENFAGDMYHTPHTHASIVEIGLFREPKAQKRKDGATYWAHRGGGTTYKLPPGGFEERMGYVGYPAEMIGRIKDVWTPQQQRVVGEDGFMISAATCFPNLSFVHNWPKVRDRDDEVLPFISIRLWQPISENETEVCSWFAVDSAAPPQYKQDSYKAYLMCFGSTGMFEQDDVENWVSLTTTAGGSMARRLLLNSRMGLLADDRPVVEPLAPNAFHGPGRAQVGYNEHNQRALLTMWADYLQGAGA, from the coding sequence ATGGCGCACCGGGACGGCGGATTGCTCGAAGTCTTCGAGAACGTGCGCCGCGGGATGATCCCCGCGCACATCTACAACGACAAGGAACTGTTCGCGCTGGAGAAGGAACGGCTGTTCGGCCGGGCGTGGACGTTCGTGGGGCACGAGTCCGAAATCCCGCACGACGGCGACTACGTGGTGCGCCGGGTGCTCGACGACTCGTTCATCATCACCCGGGATTCCGCCGGCGAGGTGCGGGCCCTGTTCAATATGTGCCTGCATCGCGGGATGCAGGTCTGTCGCGCGGAGATGGGAAACGCCTCCAACTTCCGCTGCCCGTACCACGGCTGGACCTACCGCAACGACGGACGGCTCACCGGGCTGCCGTTCCACCGCGAGGCCTACGGCGGCGACGAGGGGTTCGCCAAGGACCAAACCCTGTTGCCCGCACCGAATTTCGCGAGCTACAACGGCCTGCTGTTCATCAGCCTGGATCCGAATGCCGAACCGCTGGAAGACTTCCTGGGCGACTTCAGGTTCTACCTGGACTACTACACCAAGCAGAGCGCCGGCGGCGTCGAGGTGCGGGGGCCGCAGCGCTGGCGGATCAAAGCGAACTGGAAGATCGGCGCGGAGAACTTCGCCGGCGACATGTACCACACCCCACACACCCACGCGTCGATCGTCGAGATCGGCCTGTTCCGCGAGCCGAAAGCCCAGAAGCGCAAGGACGGCGCCACCTACTGGGCGCACCGCGGCGGGGGCACCACCTACAAACTGCCCCCCGGTGGCTTCGAGGAGCGGATGGGCTACGTCGGCTACCCCGCCGAGATGATCGGCCGGATCAAGGACGTGTGGACGCCGCAACAGCAGCGGGTCGTCGGTGAGGACGGGTTCATGATCTCCGCGGCGACCTGCTTTCCGAACCTGAGTTTCGTGCACAACTGGCCCAAGGTGCGCGATCGCGATGACGAGGTGCTGCCGTTCATCTCGATCCGGTTGTGGCAACCCATCAGCGAGAACGAGACCGAAGTGTGTTCGTGGTTCGCCGTGGACTCCGCCGCTCCCCCGCAGTACAAACAGGATTCGTACAAGGCGTATCTGATGTGCTTCGGGTCGACGGGCATGTTCGAACAGGACGATGTGGAGAACTGGGTGTCGCTGACCACCACCGCGGGCGGTTCGATGGCGCGGCGGCTGCTGCTGAACAGCCGCATGGGCCTGCTCGCCGACGACCGACCCGTCGTCGAGCCGTTGGCGCCCAACGCGTTTCACGGCCCCGGACGCGCCCAGGTCGGCTACAACGAGCACAACCAGCGAGCGCTTTTGACCATGTGGGCCGACTACCTGCAGGGGGCCGGCGCATGA
- a CDS encoding 3-phenylpropionate/cinnamic acid dioxygenase subunit beta has translation MRKPLPFSDARHLEAHQFLVDEAYLLDAQRYEAWLDTLTDDVRYTMPVRVTAARGAGFDASPFPEPGMAHFDEDKYSLTQRVARMGTEHVWAEDPPSRLRHFITNVRTFECDDSEDVVVESAELLFRSRGDVNEAALLSCGREDLLRRCGDRFKLARRTILADESVLRMQNLAVFL, from the coding sequence ATGAGAAAGCCCCTGCCCTTCAGCGACGCTCGACACCTCGAGGCGCACCAGTTCCTGGTGGACGAGGCGTACCTGCTCGACGCCCAACGGTATGAGGCGTGGCTGGACACGCTGACCGACGACGTCCGCTACACCATGCCGGTGCGGGTCACCGCCGCGCGCGGCGCCGGATTCGACGCGTCGCCCTTTCCCGAGCCCGGAATGGCCCATTTCGATGAGGACAAGTACTCCCTGACCCAGCGGGTCGCGCGAATGGGCACCGAGCACGTGTGGGCCGAGGACCCGCCGTCGCGGCTGCGGCACTTCATCACCAACGTGCGCACCTTCGAGTGCGACGATTCCGAGGACGTGGTCGTCGAATCGGCCGAGCTGCTGTTCCGCAGCCGCGGGGACGTCAACGAGGCCGCCCTGCTGTCCTGCGGGCGCGAGGACCTCCTGCGCCGGTGTGGCGATCGCTTCAAGCTGGCGCGGCGCACCATCCTCGCCGACGAATCGGTGCTACGGATGCAGAACCTGGCGGTGTTCCTATGA